A region of Selenomonadales bacterium 4137-cl DNA encodes the following proteins:
- a CDS encoding antibiotic biosynthesis monooxygenase has translation MSGVYSGETGKERELENHLRSLFPKVKQEAGVEEYILHSAKSTPGKFFFYEKYKDRQVLECHMNTAYLKEAFGKFEELVSGEPQVELYEIVDSIAD, from the coding sequence ATTAGCGGCGTTTATTCAGGCGAAACAGGGAAAGAACGGGAACTGGAGAATCATTTGCGGTCATTGTTTCCCAAGGTGAAGCAAGAGGCTGGGGTGGAGGAATACATATTGCATTCGGCAAAGTCAACTCCCGGGAAATTTTTCTTTTACGAGAAATACAAAGATAGACAGGTTTTGGAGTGCCACATGAACACGGCGTATTTGAAAGAAGCGTTTGGGAAGTTTGAAGAGCTGGTTAGCGGGGAACCGCAGGTAGAACTCTATGAAATTGTTGACTCTATTGCCGATTAA
- a CDS encoding NifB/NifX family molybdenum-iron cluster-binding protein gives MTMTIAIPLAGGKLCSHFGHCQEFAFVGVADGKITGVTKKTPPPHEPGVFPAWLAGEGADTILAGGMGERAQALFRQNGVKVVCGVAAGAPEEVVEAYLKGTLVTGANPCNHDEDGHQCHGG, from the coding sequence ATGACAATGACAATCGCTATTCCTCTGGCCGGCGGCAAACTCTGCTCGCATTTCGGGCACTGCCAGGAGTTTGCCTTCGTCGGCGTGGCAGACGGGAAAATCACCGGTGTAACCAAAAAAACGCCGCCGCCGCACGAACCGGGAGTATTTCCGGCGTGGCTCGCCGGCGAAGGCGCCGACACCATTTTGGCCGGCGGCATGGGCGAGCGGGCCCAGGCGCTGTTCCGGCAGAACGGCGTCAAGGTCGTCTGCGGCGTAGCGGCCGGCGCGCCCGAAGAGGTCGTCGAGGCTTACCTCAAAGGCACGCTGGTTACAGGCGCCAATCCTTGCAACCACGACGAAGACGGGCACCAATGCCACGGGGGGTGA
- a CDS encoding DJ-1/PfpI family protein, with amino-acid sequence MYNVGIFLFKDVELLDYAGPYEVFSVTSELNDHKLFRVFTVSEDGAAVKSVNGLTALPDYGFGNHPPVDILVVPGGVGTRTAYKNEAVLDWVKRVSAGAQIVMSVCSGTRFLGAVGLLDGKEAVTHHSVIGNLQEIAPAAIVVADKRFTDNGKVMTSGGISAGIDLSLHIVTKLYGKETAAKTIKYMEYGDWRTL; translated from the coding sequence GTGTACAACGTCGGAATTTTTCTGTTCAAAGACGTCGAACTGCTCGACTACGCCGGTCCTTACGAAGTATTCTCCGTCACTTCCGAGCTGAACGACCACAAGCTGTTCAGGGTATTCACGGTCTCGGAAGACGGCGCGGCGGTGAAATCGGTCAACGGTTTGACAGCCTTGCCGGATTACGGGTTCGGCAACCACCCGCCAGTCGATATTTTGGTTGTTCCCGGCGGTGTGGGCACCAGGACCGCGTATAAGAACGAGGCTGTCTTGGACTGGGTGAAGCGGGTTTCGGCAGGCGCACAGATCGTCATGTCGGTATGCTCGGGCACCAGGTTTCTCGGCGCCGTCGGCCTGCTCGACGGGAAGGAGGCGGTTACCCACCACAGCGTGATCGGCAATCTGCAAGAGATTGCGCCCGCGGCGATCGTCGTCGCGGATAAAAGATTCACCGACAACGGCAAGGTGATGACCTCCGGAGGAATATCGGCCGGGATTGACCTGTCCCTCCACATTGTCACGAAACTATACGGCAAAGAAACCGCCGCTAAAACAATCAAGTACATGGAATACGGCGACTGGCGTACGCTATGA
- a CDS encoding ATP-binding protein: MKELVIMSGKGGTGKTSISAALAYLAPEKVLADCDVDAANLHLMVGARQRESHGFVAGFEPEVNVTECVKCGRCTALCRFKAIDNGAITSPFACEGCGVCAFNCPAHAISMRDKSAGRWLVSDTRFGTMVHAELGLAVENSGKLVSRVRLETKKLAEKQKVPLIITDGPPGIGCPAIATVTGADLVLAVVEPSLSAMHDLERLRNLCGHFKVPIAVCINKATLSPANTGALKESLAANDVPVVGEIAYDSVFRTAVQTSRTVMEIDNIKVQEKILELWYNLSALLGVTHNESVVHKLDRKLKSFAGWV; this comes from the coding sequence ATGAAAGAACTGGTAATAATGAGCGGCAAGGGCGGCACCGGCAAAACAAGCATCAGCGCCGCGCTGGCCTATCTGGCTCCGGAAAAGGTGCTGGCGGATTGCGACGTCGACGCCGCCAACCTCCACCTCATGGTCGGGGCGAGGCAGCGGGAAAGTCACGGGTTTGTCGCCGGCTTCGAACCGGAGGTCAACGTGACGGAATGCGTCAAGTGCGGCCGCTGCACCGCGCTGTGCCGCTTCAAAGCGATCGACAACGGCGCGATAACCTCGCCGTTCGCCTGCGAAGGCTGCGGCGTATGCGCCTTCAACTGCCCCGCGCACGCAATCTCCATGCGGGACAAAAGCGCCGGCCGCTGGCTGGTTTCCGACACCCGCTTCGGAACCATGGTTCACGCCGAGCTGGGCCTGGCGGTGGAGAATTCCGGCAAACTGGTGAGCAGGGTCAGGCTGGAGACCAAGAAGCTGGCGGAAAAGCAAAAGGTGCCGCTCATCATAACCGACGGACCGCCGGGCATCGGCTGCCCAGCCATCGCCACCGTCACCGGCGCCGACCTGGTACTGGCCGTCGTCGAGCCGTCGCTGAGCGCCATGCACGACCTCGAACGCCTGCGCAACCTCTGCGGTCATTTTAAAGTACCCATTGCCGTGTGCATCAACAAGGCGACCCTGAGCCCGGCCAACACCGGCGCCCTAAAGGAATCGCTGGCGGCGAACGACGTCCCCGTCGTCGGGGAAATCGCCTACGACAGCGTCTTCAGGACGGCCGTCCAAACCAGCCGCACCGTTATGGAAATCGACAATATAAAAGTTCAGGAAAAAATACTCGAACTATGGTACAACCTATCCGCGCTGCTGGGCGTCACCCACAATGAAAGCGTCGTCCACAAACTCGATCGCAAACTGAAATCCTTTGCGGGGTGGGTTTAG
- a CDS encoding small, acid-soluble spore protein, alpha/beta type: MGKVMSEETKNKLAHDLGFGDKVEDGDWSDVTTGEVGSMVREAIKRGEQAMVEEAGEARANGMAHQNGE, encoded by the coding sequence ATGGGCAAGGTTATGTCGGAAGAAACGAAAAACAAACTGGCCCACGACCTCGGCTTCGGCGACAAGGTCGAAGACGGAGACTGGAGCGACGTCACCACCGGCGAAGTCGGCTCCATGGTCCGCGAAGCTATCAAGCGCGGCGAGCAGGCGATGGTCGAGGAGGCCGGCGAGGCCAGGGCGAACGGCATGGCCCATCAGAACGGGGAATAA
- a CDS encoding iron-sulfur cluster assembly scaffold protein, producing MYSDTVMEHFISPRNIFIMSDPDGVGMAGEPGCGDTFKMFIQVQGETIANISFLVFGCCAAIACGSMTTVLAKGKTIGEALKITEQNVVDALDGLPEAKQHCSNLGVSALRAAIEDYRGKEGKESADRRIDASAAEKR from the coding sequence ATGTATTCGGATACTGTCATGGAGCATTTCATCTCGCCCCGCAACATCTTCATCATGTCCGACCCCGACGGGGTGGGGATGGCGGGTGAACCCGGCTGCGGCGACACCTTCAAAATGTTTATCCAGGTACAGGGAGAAACAATTGCCAATATCAGCTTTCTGGTTTTCGGCTGCTGCGCGGCTATCGCCTGCGGCAGCATGACAACGGTGCTGGCGAAGGGCAAGACGATCGGTGAGGCCCTGAAGATAACGGAACAGAATGTCGTCGACGCCCTGGACGGGTTGCCGGAGGCGAAGCAGCACTGCTCGAACCTTGGCGTAAGCGCGCTCAGGGCGGCGATCGAGGACTACCGCGGCAAGGAAGGCAAAGAATCTGCTGACCGCCGGATTGACGCGTCCGCTGCGGAAAAACGGTGA
- a CDS encoding YciI family protein, with amino-acid sequence MYVILLKYVKPLAEIDKLLSEHADFLERFYRSRNFIVSGRRNPRTGGIILANADNEQMVWDIIRQDPFYRSGAVEYEVIEFIPSKYIPEVSSLVNK; translated from the coding sequence ATGTATGTCATCTTGTTGAAATATGTTAAACCGTTGGCGGAAATCGATAAGCTGCTTTCAGAGCATGCGGATTTTTTAGAACGGTTTTATCGGTCAAGGAATTTTATTGTTTCCGGTCGCAGAAATCCTAGAACAGGCGGTATTATTCTGGCGAATGCCGATAACGAACAAATGGTATGGGATATAATTCGGCAAGATCCTTTCTATCGAAGCGGGGCAGTGGAATATGAAGTGATTGAATTCATACCAAGCAAGTATATTCCGGAGGTTTCTTCGTTAGTAAATAAATAA
- a CDS encoding DUF5320 domain-containing protein, whose product MPRGDGTGPMGIGPNGWGRGGCFGLQGGGAFGAGFGFCQGLGRGMRRRQAMPYQQAAPSVDILEERAEMLEKQAAACRAMAKKVKDADPKPE is encoded by the coding sequence ATGCCCAGAGGAGATGGAACCGGCCCGATGGGTATCGGGCCTAACGGCTGGGGCCGGGGCGGGTGCTTCGGCCTGCAGGGGGGCGGCGCTTTCGGCGCAGGCTTCGGTTTCTGCCAGGGCCTCGGGCGGGGCATGCGGCGCCGTCAAGCGATGCCCTATCAGCAAGCAGCCCCGAGCGTCGACATACTGGAAGAACGGGCCGAGATGCTGGAAAAGCAGGCGGCCGCCTGCCGGGCGATGGCCAAAAAGGTCAAAGACGCCGATCCCAAGCCCGAATAA
- a CDS encoding ferritin, with protein MQSKKMQDAFNDQIQAEMASAYLYLAMAAYCEGKNLKGFGHWLRAQYNEEVGHAMKMFDFVIERGGQVVLKSIEAPAADFGSPLAVFEKVLAHEQQITARINSLYELALAEKDYASQIFLQWFITEQVEEEGSAGEIIEKMKMAGDKGNALVWIDKELGKR; from the coding sequence ATGCAAAGCAAAAAAATGCAAGACGCTTTCAACGACCAAATCCAGGCCGAGATGGCTTCCGCGTACCTCTATCTGGCGATGGCGGCTTATTGCGAGGGCAAAAACCTCAAAGGCTTCGGCCATTGGCTCCGGGCTCAGTATAACGAGGAAGTCGGCCATGCCATGAAAATGTTCGATTTTGTCATTGAGCGCGGCGGGCAAGTCGTACTCAAGTCGATCGAAGCCCCTGCGGCCGATTTCGGGTCTCCGCTGGCCGTCTTTGAAAAGGTTCTGGCCCATGAACAGCAAATTACGGCCCGCATCAACAGCCTCTATGAGCTGGCGCTTGCGGAAAAGGACTACGCCAGCCAAATCTTCCTGCAGTGGTTCATCACCGAACAGGTGGAAGAGGAAGGCTCGGCCGGGGAAATCATCGAGAAGATGAAGATGGCCGGCGACAAAGGCAACGCGCTGGTTTGGATCGACAAGGAGCTGGGCAAACGCTAG
- a CDS encoding LysR family transcriptional regulator has product MDVKTVEIRQLKTFVTTARLLSFTKAADELGYAQSTVTGQIQALEEELGVMVYERFAKQIKLTKEGERLYAYATQILALSSEAKDYVASASTPRGVLTIGTAESLCLHRLPGVFNTFRALCPQVEISICFDIGSDYRALVRKNLIDLAIFFDVPCCEPDLITHVLFEEPMTVIAAPSHPLTGKPRISPGDLSGEALVLTPEGCTYRRIFESILTQAGARPSSVMGISSNEVIKRFVGDGWGIGFLPRVVVEHELAAGHLAALNWAGPPFSINAQLTYHKNKWLSPALKAFIGVALEQMPAAKAQREAPA; this is encoded by the coding sequence ATGGATGTGAAAACCGTGGAAATCCGGCAGTTGAAAACCTTCGTCACCACCGCCAGGCTGCTGAGCTTCACCAAAGCCGCCGACGAGCTCGGCTACGCCCAGTCCACCGTCACCGGCCAGATCCAGGCGCTGGAGGAAGAACTGGGCGTAATGGTGTACGAGCGGTTCGCCAAACAGATAAAACTGACCAAGGAAGGCGAGCGCCTCTACGCTTACGCCACCCAGATCCTTGCGCTGTCCAGCGAGGCCAAGGACTATGTAGCGAGCGCGTCCACCCCGCGGGGGGTGCTGACCATCGGCACGGCCGAGTCCCTCTGCCTTCACCGCCTGCCCGGCGTCTTCAACACCTTCCGCGCCCTTTGTCCCCAGGTGGAAATAAGCATCTGCTTCGACATCGGCAGCGACTATCGCGCCCTTGTCCGCAAAAACCTGATCGACCTCGCCATCTTCTTCGACGTCCCCTGCTGCGAACCCGACCTCATCACTCACGTGCTGTTCGAGGAACCCATGACCGTGATCGCCGCGCCGTCCCATCCCCTGACCGGCAAGCCACGGATTTCGCCCGGGGACCTGAGCGGCGAGGCGCTCGTGCTCACGCCCGAAGGCTGCACCTACCGGCGGATTTTCGAAAGCATCCTCACCCAGGCCGGCGCGAGGCCATCCTCTGTCATGGGCATCAGCAGCAACGAGGTCATAAAAAGATTCGTCGGCGACGGTTGGGGAATAGGCTTCCTACCGCGCGTCGTCGTGGAGCATGAACTTGCTGCCGGCCACCTGGCGGCGCTCAACTGGGCGGGGCCGCCTTTTTCTATCAACGCCCAACTCACCTACCATAAAAACAAATGGCTTTCCCCGGCCCTCAAAGCCTTTATCGGCGTGGCCCTCGAGCAGATGCCCGCAGCGAAGGCGCAAAGGGAAGCGCCCGCCTGA
- a CDS encoding ATP-binding protein: MIVSIASGKGGTGKTTVALLLAAARPGATVVDCDVEEPNCHLFLQPGRGEERQVTVMRPSLNTELCDGCGRCAEVCLFNALAITGKKVLLFDELCHGCGGCILACPPKAVSEAAKPIGVVRAGAATRNSAGTKLIDGLLDVGSPTASPLIKAMKETLAAQGDIIVDCPPGTACSMVAAVADSDFCLLVTEPTPFGLHDLGLAAGVIKLLGIPAGVVINKSDGGAWDDAVADWCAQEGIPILGRIPHSEAFAHEYAEGRISPEYLADARAIWGKLGREGDCR; encoded by the coding sequence GTGATTGTGAGCATTGCCAGCGGCAAGGGCGGAACAGGCAAAACCACCGTTGCGCTCTTGCTGGCGGCGGCTCGTCCCGGCGCCACAGTGGTCGACTGTGACGTGGAAGAGCCCAACTGCCACTTATTTCTGCAGCCTGGCCGGGGCGAAGAGCGACAAGTCACCGTGATGCGGCCCAGCTTAAATACCGAACTGTGCGACGGCTGCGGCCGATGCGCCGAAGTATGCCTGTTCAATGCTTTGGCAATCACCGGCAAAAAGGTGCTGTTGTTCGATGAGCTTTGCCATGGCTGCGGCGGGTGCATCTTGGCTTGTCCCCCAAAAGCCGTGAGCGAGGCCGCCAAACCGATTGGCGTCGTCCGCGCCGGCGCGGCCACGCGCAACAGCGCGGGAACAAAGCTGATCGACGGGCTGCTGGATGTCGGTTCACCCACCGCGAGCCCGCTTATCAAGGCGATGAAAGAGACTTTGGCGGCGCAGGGCGACATCATCGTCGACTGCCCCCCCGGCACGGCCTGTTCCATGGTCGCGGCGGTCGCCGACAGCGACTTCTGCCTGCTCGTGACGGAACCGACCCCGTTCGGCCTGCACGACCTTGGCCTCGCGGCGGGGGTTATAAAGCTTCTTGGCATTCCGGCCGGGGTCGTGATAAACAAAAGCGACGGCGGGGCATGGGACGACGCGGTGGCAGACTGGTGCGCCCAGGAAGGCATCCCCATTCTGGGACGGATACCTCATAGCGAGGCTTTTGCCCATGAATACGCCGAAGGGCGCATCTCTCCCGAATACCTCGCCGACGCCCGGGCAATATGGGGCAAACTGGGCCGGGAAGGTGACTGCCGATGA
- a CDS encoding 4-oxalocrotonate tautomerase family protein encodes MPVITVKMRKIPAEKKKELIEKLTAAATEVTNAPASSYTVFIEEYELDSIGIGGQPLSERLANR; translated from the coding sequence ATGCCAGTGATAACGGTCAAAATGAGAAAAATTCCCGCAGAAAAGAAAAAGGAATTGATTGAGAAGTTGACTGCTGCAGCAACTGAGGTAACCAATGCTCCGGCAAGCTCGTATACTGTCTTTATTGAGGAGTATGAGCTTGATAGTATTGGCATCGGCGGACAGCCGTTATCTGAAAGATTGGCGAACCGGTAA
- a CDS encoding ArsA family ATPase codes for MSRIMFFGGKGGVGKTTSSAAYAFHCADQGLKTLLVSTDPAHSLGDIFEQKIGATIKELNPCLHVLEIDPEQESQKYINDIKDNMKKVVSPVIIEEIEKQLDAAYVSPGAEEAAIFDRLVDIITQYSEEYDKIVFDTAPTGHTLRLLSLPELLGGWLDSLLAKREKALSLKSMMDLGNKNKHEYLLNDPIIGILNRRKTNLERARSILIDQKLLNFVFVMNPERLVIEETKKAVRVLEKYSIPVNSIVVNKLLPDNLQDDFWKQRKALESSYLQEIEQAFAGKNIVKIPLLNADVRAADLARIAPFFAEVG; via the coding sequence ATGAGTAGGATAATGTTTTTCGGCGGCAAGGGCGGCGTCGGCAAAACGACGTCGTCCGCAGCCTACGCCTTTCACTGCGCAGACCAAGGGCTCAAAACGCTGCTTGTTTCCACCGACCCCGCCCACTCGCTGGGCGACATCTTCGAGCAAAAAATCGGCGCAACGATCAAAGAACTGAACCCTTGCCTGCATGTCCTGGAAATCGACCCTGAGCAGGAAAGCCAGAAATACATCAATGACATCAAAGACAACATGAAAAAAGTCGTCAGCCCGGTCATCATCGAGGAGATAGAAAAACAGCTCGACGCAGCGTACGTTTCGCCCGGCGCGGAAGAGGCGGCTATTTTCGACCGGTTGGTGGACATCATCACCCAATACAGCGAAGAATACGACAAAATCGTCTTCGACACCGCGCCAACGGGTCACACCCTGCGGCTGCTGTCTTTGCCCGAGCTGCTCGGCGGCTGGCTCGACAGCCTGCTGGCCAAGCGGGAAAAGGCGCTCAGCCTCAAAAGCATGATGGATTTAGGCAACAAAAACAAACACGAATATCTGCTGAACGATCCGATCATCGGTATCCTCAATCGGCGCAAGACAAACCTTGAACGGGCCAGGAGCATTCTTATCGACCAAAAGCTGCTCAATTTCGTCTTCGTCATGAACCCGGAGCGTCTGGTAATCGAAGAAACGAAGAAAGCGGTGCGGGTGCTGGAAAAATACAGCATCCCGGTGAACAGCATCGTGGTCAACAAACTGTTGCCCGACAACCTGCAGGACGACTTCTGGAAACAGCGCAAGGCGCTCGAATCCTCTTATCTGCAAGAAATCGAGCAGGCCTTTGCCGGTAAAAACATCGTGAAAATCCCTCTGCTGAACGCCGACGTGAGAGCCGCGGATTTGGCGCGGATCGCGCCCTTCTTTGCCGAAGTAGGCTGA
- a CDS encoding peroxiredoxin produces MLGNAAPNFCAQAFWAGAEKQVCLNDYRSKWLLLLFYSSDFSFVUPTELAAVADLYQDFADSGADVVAISTDSILAHKVFHETSPCARKTSYPLVSDRDQQISRSYAVLSEKGTAYRATFLVDPQGRIRHYAVYPDEVGRAPSEILRVLKGLQHFDSTAEQEPAWWQPGMNGIVAEIGLAGRI; encoded by the coding sequence ATGCTGGGGAACGCCGCGCCTAATTTTTGCGCTCAGGCATTCTGGGCCGGGGCCGAAAAACAAGTATGCCTCAATGATTACAGGAGTAAGTGGCTGCTCTTGCTATTTTACTCCTCGGACTTCAGCTTTGTCTGACCGACCGAACTGGCGGCAGTTGCCGACCTTTACCAGGACTTCGCAGACAGCGGCGCGGACGTCGTCGCCATAAGCACCGACAGCATCCTGGCGCACAAAGTGTTTCACGAGACATCACCCTGCGCCCGGAAAACGAGCTATCCCCTCGTCTCCGACCGCGACCAGCAGATATCGCGCTCCTACGCCGTGCTTTCAGAGAAAGGCACCGCGTATCGCGCCACCTTTCTTGTCGACCCGCAGGGACGGATCCGCCATTATGCGGTCTATCCCGACGAGGTCGGTCGCGCCCCGTCCGAAATACTCAGGGTACTCAAGGGACTGCAGCACTTCGACAGCACCGCTGAGCAGGAGCCGGCCTGGTGGCAGCCCGGCATGAACGGAATCGTCGCCGAAATTGGACTCGCCGGACGAATATAG
- a CDS encoding NifB/NifX family molybdenum-iron cluster-binding protein, with amino-acid sequence MKVVVTAGGPGLEERFDTRFGRAAYFIVCDLENDSWESHPNTQNLEAAQGAGIQAAQSVQRLGASALITGHVGPKAFKVLDANAVKIFSATAQTVGEALSAYKNGLLSQMAAPDVEGHWV; translated from the coding sequence ATGAAAGTCGTAGTAACCGCCGGCGGGCCGGGCCTTGAAGAGCGGTTCGACACCCGCTTCGGGCGGGCGGCCTACTTCATAGTCTGCGACCTTGAGAACGATTCCTGGGAAAGCCACCCTAACACCCAGAACCTTGAGGCCGCCCAGGGGGCCGGCATCCAGGCCGCGCAAAGCGTCCAGCGCCTGGGAGCATCCGCCCTGATTACCGGGCATGTCGGCCCGAAAGCGTTCAAAGTGCTTGACGCCAACGCCGTCAAAATCTTCTCCGCCACAGCCCAGACGGTCGGGGAGGCGCTCAGCGCGTACAAAAACGGCCTGCTGTCGCAAATGGCGGCGCCGGACGTGGAAGGGCACTGGGTCTAG
- a CDS encoding helix-turn-helix domain-containing protein: MSIPFPGKPVRGSKSGNPIMALFDLLGRSWAMGIIWSLQKGTATFRELQERCETISPSILNHRIKDLREADIIERTLDGYQLTQRGRDLMELLLPFKEWALVWSEEVFNYKEHPAFNKREE, translated from the coding sequence GTGTCAATTCCTTTTCCCGGAAAACCTGTCAGAGGGTCTAAGTCGGGCAACCCTATCATGGCTCTTTTTGATCTTTTAGGTAGAAGCTGGGCGATGGGGATTATCTGGAGTTTGCAGAAAGGTACCGCAACTTTTAGAGAACTCCAGGAGAGGTGTGAGACTATATCGCCTTCGATATTAAACCATCGGATCAAAGATCTAAGAGAAGCGGATATTATTGAGCGTACGCTGGATGGCTATCAATTGACCCAACGGGGAAGAGACCTTATGGAATTGCTGCTTCCATTTAAGGAATGGGCACTTGTATGGTCCGAAGAGGTCTTTAACTATAAAGAGCACCCTGCATTTAATAAAAGGGAAGAATAG
- a CDS encoding DUF3231 family protein: protein MSLITGVFPGLQEQPPLHAGERFLIWDHLLKAKGCQAKYQLLGNHADDAELADYLADIAENMVKKEVSSLEAFLLENGVEPPPASPANPKAARSDIPAGARFSDQEIAMCVYHDLAGALAQTSLLISVAVREDVGKIFLAHHQEIAKYGGTLLKLMKKKGWLVEPPR from the coding sequence GTGAGTCTTATCACCGGCGTTTTCCCCGGCCTGCAGGAACAGCCGCCGCTGCATGCGGGCGAAAGGTTCCTGATCTGGGACCATCTGCTGAAGGCCAAAGGTTGCCAGGCGAAGTACCAACTGCTCGGAAATCATGCCGATGACGCGGAGTTGGCCGATTACCTCGCGGACATAGCTGAGAACATGGTCAAAAAAGAGGTGTCTAGCCTGGAAGCTTTCCTGTTGGAAAACGGCGTTGAGCCGCCGCCCGCTTCGCCGGCAAATCCCAAGGCGGCCAGAAGCGATATCCCCGCAGGGGCAAGGTTTTCCGACCAGGAAATCGCCATGTGCGTTTATCACGACCTTGCGGGCGCGCTGGCGCAAACCAGCCTGCTCATCAGTGTCGCCGTGCGCGAAGACGTCGGGAAGATTTTTTTGGCGCACCACCAGGAAATCGCCAAATACGGCGGAACTCTGCTGAAGCTCATGAAGAAGAAGGGGTGGCTGGTGGAGCCGCCGCGATAA
- a CDS encoding NifB/NifX family molybdenum-iron cluster-binding protein, whose product MRIAITASADSPDSLVDGRFAAARYILIFDMADGRWETVKCSLWSRQQKHSGHIRASILKEKGIGALVSGGIDPISFKELGKRGISIYQAPEASVREAADMLAHDRLLALQVPDAIDVSRLVKKRSGVPV is encoded by the coding sequence ATGAGAATCGCGATAACGGCAAGCGCCGACAGCCCCGACTCGCTCGTCGACGGCCGCTTTGCGGCCGCGCGTTATATTCTCATATTCGACATGGCTGACGGGCGGTGGGAAACCGTCAAATGCTCGCTCTGGTCGCGCCAGCAGAAGCATAGCGGCCATATCAGAGCCAGCATCCTGAAAGAAAAGGGCATCGGGGCGCTGGTATCGGGAGGGATCGACCCGATCTCTTTCAAAGAGTTGGGCAAGCGGGGCATCAGCATTTACCAGGCCCCCGAGGCGTCGGTGCGGGAGGCGGCCGACATGCTCGCCCACGACCGCCTGTTAGCCCTGCAGGTGCCTGACGCCATCGACGTTTCCAGGCTGGTCAAAAAACGTTCCGGCGTGCCTGTATAA
- a CDS encoding DUF364 domain-containing protein — protein MSMLEEARRELIRRAAEGKWDENEQVHIVSARNLTPEEAIGKPDRDDYPLLKGKEVMMEARYRDGVGQAYTDQPGHFSGTLREVLHMPLDTNFRRAVFVATLNAVMRSLQQVEATVHCKDKEPALCAQQLPAHIENTYGRAKIAFVGLQPALIQSLVDAGFELKVTDLNPDNVGQTRCGVRIDDAALNADNARWADIVLSTGSVLVNDTYHELLQGKPVIYYGVTTAGLAKLFDLPRFCYCGR, from the coding sequence ATGTCAATGCTGGAAGAAGCGAGAAGGGAGCTCATCCGTAGAGCGGCCGAAGGGAAATGGGACGAGAACGAGCAGGTTCATATCGTTTCGGCGCGCAACCTCACGCCTGAAGAGGCGATCGGCAAACCCGACCGCGACGATTATCCGCTCCTCAAGGGTAAAGAGGTCATGATGGAGGCCCGCTACCGCGACGGCGTCGGGCAGGCGTACACCGACCAGCCAGGGCACTTCAGCGGCACCCTCCGCGAGGTGCTGCACATGCCGCTGGACACGAACTTCCGCCGGGCGGTCTTCGTCGCCACCCTCAACGCCGTCATGCGCAGCCTGCAGCAGGTGGAGGCGACGGTCCACTGCAAGGACAAGGAGCCGGCGCTGTGCGCCCAGCAGCTTCCCGCTCACATCGAAAATACATACGGCCGCGCCAAAATAGCCTTCGTCGGCCTCCAGCCGGCTCTTATCCAGTCCCTGGTCGACGCCGGCTTCGAACTAAAGGTGACCGACCTCAACCCAGATAACGTCGGCCAGACCCGCTGCGGCGTGCGCATCGACGACGCAGCCCTCAACGCCGACAACGCCCGCTGGGCGGACATCGTGCTATCGACCGGCAGCGTTCTCGTCAACGACACCTATCACGAATTGCTGCAAGGGAAACCGGTGATCTATTACGGCGTTACCACCGCTGGACTGGCGAAGCTGTTCGACCTGCCGAGATTTTGCTACTGCGGGCGGTAA
- a CDS encoding cupin domain-containing protein, with amino-acid sequence MSIAVVNFSEKFSRIGELHAYKLVAQMNDYHFKLVRMKREFIWHSHPETDEVFMVIDGRMWIELRDGTLSLGTGEMVVIPRGVEHRPYCREECRILLIEPAGTLNTGNAGGDLTDTGLEWI; translated from the coding sequence ATGAGTATCGCTGTGGTCAATTTTTCGGAGAAGTTTTCGAGGATCGGCGAGCTACACGCTTATAAGCTGGTGGCGCAGATGAACGACTATCATTTCAAGCTTGTCAGGATGAAGCGGGAATTCATCTGGCACAGCCACCCGGAGACCGACGAGGTTTTCATGGTGATCGACGGCCGGATGTGGATCGAGCTGCGGGACGGGACGCTCTCGCTGGGCACAGGGGAGATGGTGGTGATTCCCAGGGGGGTCGAGCATCGGCCATACTGCCGCGAGGAGTGCAGGATTCTGCTGATCGAGCCCGCGGGAACGCTTAATACCGGCAACGCCGGCGGCGATTTGACCGACACGGGGCTCGAGTGGATCTGA